A single region of the Chrysoperla carnea chromosome 5, inChrCarn1.1, whole genome shotgun sequence genome encodes:
- the LOC123301428 gene encoding uncharacterized protein LOC123301428, producing MARLKMSFPSIEIWKRRLFSTILIINQINIFRKSCLFVVNKLTYIFVVSVELSKSMVENMKKALLLLNENKNQGGLEKWIKKCTVNIRQLNKHLKKCDCVGTKRHLQTSIGEMIGFRVMMKAMLHQGGNIKHNIKRNIKRNIKRIQWKNMESAFDSRIKTGIIINLAHKDPKLFLGDALCMFIRQIRNVLKDFNQIKVNSTFCGEFVKLQNDDEVYEFKYFNSKNQIIDRISNLTEWYQENIQKPILVQLEEFQERDSGWALNAVVNLMININKYESFRGSSYIDLPQQIKSKNACINVKNNDDACFAWAVTSALHQASEHSDRMSSYPHYLRVLNLNGINFPMELKQIPKFEKLNDISINVFVLKLKKSMYSVVPPLLTNNKRNRHVNLLMVQDVYFDEEDDDDEENNNDENIDIKYHYCWIKNFSRLVSNQLNKDGHKNNKERVPFIIYADFECLLKPLAPENNKNSQRYQQHEAYSVGYYFCCSYDDTLSYYNSYRGVNPELWFVDELKEIAEKVEDIYANPVPMNELSDIEKQQFRQASVCHICEKALGNDRVRDHDHLTGKFRSAAHSECNLNYQNSRTVPVVFHNLSGYDAHFVIMELATAFEGRVDLLPINKEKYISFTKNIVGSDVKFKFVDSFRFMASSLEKLASYLPECKILYKNCFDGDVQKYNLLTRKGVFPYDYVDGWNKLEDRHLPPITTFYSQLNDSNISQNDYEHAKNNWKKFKIQTLGEYSDLYLKTDVLLLADIFENFRDTSVKTYNLDPAHYCTTLGFTWDAMLKYTKIQLELLTDIDMLMFVERGIRGGISQCCNRYAKANNKYMSDYNELEESIFIMYYDVNNLYGWAMSQYLPTGRFKWYTDTSLNVQRIPDECSVGFILEVDLAYPQHLHDQHNDLPLCSTHEKPPGSKQKKLLTTLHDKEKYIIHYRNLKHCLKLGMKLKKVHRILKFNQSPWLKHYIDLNTQMRAKATNEFEKNLYKLMNNAVFGKTMENVRKHTIVKLKTKWSGRFGAKVLIAKPNFHSRTIFKDNLVAIELNKSEVFFNKPIYVGMCILDISKTCVYDFHYNYMQGVFGDKCKVLYTDTDSLIYEIKTPDIFKIMKRDVQRFDTSDYELNNIYNIPLVNKKVPGLMKDELNGQIITEFIGLRSKMYSVRVNGEDKIKKAKGVKNSVIKNTITFDDYVKCLTNCTEIIKRQQCIISNQHNVYTVNQSKIALSPHDDKRSLIDNSSDTFAWGHYKLQSDEEIDELLDEVINLLGQHPSINNIIQGLLTTQ from the exons ATGGCTCGATTAAAAATGTCTTTTCCAAGTATTGAG ATTTGGAAACGGCGTTTATTCTCGACTATcttaattataaatcaaataaacattttccggaag AGTTGTTTGTTTGTGGTTAATAAGTTGACGTATATTTTTGTGGTTAGTG TGGAATTAAGCAAATCAATGGTAGAGAATATGAAGAAAGCTTTGCttctattaaatgaaaataaaaatcaaggtGGTTTGGAAAAATGGATTAAGAAATGCACAGTGAATATTCGACAattgaataaacatttaaaaaaatgtgattgtGTTGGTACAAAACGACATTTGCAAACAAGTATTGGTGAAATGATTGGTTTTCGGGTAATGATGAAGGCAATGCTACATCAAGGTggtaatataaaacataatataaaacgtAATATAAAACGTAATATAAAACGTATTCAATGGAAGAATATGGAGTCCGCGTTTGACAGTCGAATTAAGActggtataattattaatttggcACACAAAgacccaaaattatttttgggcgATGCACTGTGTATGTTTATACGACAAATCCGGAATGTTTTAAAGGATTTCAATCAAATCAAAGTAAATTCAACATTTTGCGGTGAATTTGTAAAGCTACAGAATGATGATGAAGTTTacgaattcaaatattttaatagtaagaATCAAATTATTGATCGAATTTCAAATTTAACGGAATGGTATCAGGAAAACATACAAAAACCAATTTTAGTACAGCTAGAAGAATTTCAAGAACGTGACAGTGGTTGGGCCTTAAATGCAGTTGTAAACTTAatgattaatattaacaaatatgaaTCGTTCAGAGGTTCATCATATATTGATTTACCTCAacaaataaaatccaaaaacgCTTGCATAaacgttaaaaataatgatgatgcTTGCTTTGCATGGGCGGTTACATCAGCTTTACACCAAGCTTCAGAGCATTCTGATAGAATGTCTTCTTATCCACATTATTTGCGGGTGTTAAATTTAAATGGTATAAACTTTCCGATGGAACTAaaacaaataccaaaatttgaaaaactgaaCGATATAAGCATAaatgtgtttgttttaaaattaaaaaaatctatgtaCAGTGTTGTGCCACCtttgttaacaaataataaaagaaatagacATGTAAATTTACTTATGGTTCAAGATGTGTATTTTGATGaagaagatgatgatgatgaagaaaataataatgatgagaATATTGATATCAAATACCATTATTgttggattaaaaatttttcacgaCTTGTATCAAATCAACTGAATAAAGATGgccataaaaa taataagGAACGAGTACCGTTTATTATCTATGCCGATTTTGAATGTTTATTGAAACCACTTGCtccagaaaataataaaaattcacaacGTTATCAACAACATGAAGCATATAGTGTaggttattatttttgttgttcatATGATGATACTCTTAGTTATTATAATTCGTATAGAGGAGTCAATCCCGAACTATGGTTTGTAGATGAATTGAAGGAAATAGCTGAAAAAGTTGAAGATATATATGCAAATCCTGTACCTATGAATGAGCTTAGTGACATTGAAAAACAACAATTTCGGCAAGCTTCTGTGTGCCATATTTGTGAAAAAGCTTTGGGTAATGATCGTGTACGAGACCATGATCACTTAACGGGAAAGTTTCGTTCTGCCGCACATAGCGAGTGTAatttaaattaccaaaattcACGGACAGTTCCTGTTGTGTTCCATAATTTGAGTGGGTACGATGCACATTTTGTAATTATGGAATTGGCTACAGCGTTTGAAGGCAGAGTAGATTTATTacctataaataaagaaaaatatatatcattcaCCAAAAACATTGTTGGTagtgatgtaaaatttaaatttgttgattCATTCCGATTTATGGCATCATCATTGGAAAAGTTAGCATCATATTTACCAGAATGTaagatattatacaaaaattgttttgatggGGATGTTCAAAAGTACAATTTGTTAACTAGAAAGGGTGTGTTTCCGTATGACTATGTTGACGGTTGGAATAAATTAGAAGATCGGCATTTACCACCTATCACAACATTTTACAGCCAGTTGAACGATTCAAACATTTCACAAAACGATTATGAGCATGcgaaaaataattggaaaaaattcaaaattcaaactttAGGTGAATATTCGGACCTGTATTTGAAAACAGATGTATTACTTCTAGcagacatttttgaaaattttcgtgatACTTCTGTTAAGACATACAATTTAGATCCTGCGCACTATTGTACCACACTGGGATTTACATGGGATGCAAtgttaaaatacacaaaaattcaaCTGGAATTGTTAACTGATATTGATATGTTGATGTTTGTGGAGCGGGGAATCAGGGGAGGAATAAGCCAGTGCTGCAATCGCTATGCGAAagcaaacaataaatatatgtctGATTATAATGAACTTGAAGAATCCATATTCATAATGTATTATGACGTTAACAATTTGTATGGTTGGGCCATGTCGCAATATTTGCCGACTGGGAGATTTAAATGGTACACTGACACATCACTGAACGTGCAACGGATACCTGATGAATGCTCAGTAGGTTTTATACTGGAAGTGGACTTAGCGTACCCTCAGCATCTTCATGATCAACATAATGATCTTCCATTATGCTCGACACATGAAAAGCCACCaggttcaaaacaaaaaaagttacttacaaCACTTCATGACaaagaaaaatacataattcACTACAGGAATTTGAAACATTGTCTCAAGCTTGGAATGAAATTGAAGAAAGTGCAtcgtattttgaaatttaatcaaTCTCCTTGGCTAAAACACTACATTGACTTAAATACTCAAATGCGTGCCAAAGCAACAAAcgagtttgagaaaaacttATATAAGCTAATGAACAATGCAGTGTTTGGCAAAACGATGGAAAATGTGAGAAAACATaccattgtaaaattaaaaaccaagtGGTCGGGTAGGTTTGGAGCAAAAGTTCTCATTGCCAAACCAAATTTTCATAGTAGGACAATTTTTAAAGACAACTTGGTAGcgattgaattaaataaaagtgaggtgttttttaataaaccaataTATGTAGGCATGTGTATTTTAGACATTTCAAAGACATGTGTATATGACTTTCATTACAATTATATGCAAGGGGTGTTTGGTGATAAGTGTAAGGTTTTGTATACCGACACGGACTCGTTAATTTACGAGATAAAAACACcagatatattcaaaattatgaaaCGTGATGTACAAAGATTTGACACTAGTGACTAtgaactaaataatatttataacataccTTTAGTTAACAAGAAAGTACCAGGTTTAATGAAAGATGAGCTAAATGGACAAATAATTACCGAATTTATTGGTTTAAGATCTAAAATGTATAGTGTAAGAGTGAATGgtgaagataaaataaaaaaggccAAAGGAGTAAAAAACTcggttattaaaaatacaattacttTTGATGATTATGTTAAGTGTTTAACAAACTGtacagaaattattaaaagacaACAATGCATTATATCTAATCAACATAATGTATATACAGTAAATCAATCAAAGATTGCTTTGAGTCCACACGATGATAAACGAAGTTTGATTGATAACTCTTCGGATACATTCGCGTGGGGTCATTATAAATTACAGTCAGATGAAGAAATCGATGAATTATTAGATGAAGTTATTAACTTGTTGGGTCAACATCCAAGCATTAACAATATAATACAGGGACTGTTAACTACGCAATGa